A single window of Sporosarcina sp. FSL W7-1349 DNA harbors:
- a CDS encoding tripartite tricarboxylate transporter permease: protein MTEFLAGLSTIVSSPSAIFWCFLGVLLGTILGALPGLGAVTGIAMLLPLTFHLSSLNGLLLLMCVYMGVQFGGRISAILINIPGDATAVVSTFDGYPLARQGRAGFALTISAIASFIGGLIGIIGLVFLTSKLAQVSLLFGPMDYFALMLFTLIATCGVLEKKPLKPLIAVSMGVLISTIGLDAVTGQARLTFGTPYLWDGIHIVAIAIGLFGLSETFFRFEQRKKNVGEADSLSDKIKFSSLFPKTSEMIKDLGAMLRGSIVGFVIGVLPGAGGVLATFLSYGLEKKISKEPDKFGQGASKGLSTAEAANNSAVGGALIPTFALGIPGSGAAAVLLGGLLIMGLQPGPMMLTNSGDIVWAAFAGLFIGNVLLLLLNVLLVPFFATLIVKAEPYMMAIIAALCFIGVYFTDNSLFNVGVMIVFGILGYFLRKTGFPLAPLFLGVILGPMVEKNLRQSLSMSQGDYSIFFVNPISCTLLILSGAILLMPLLRFLSRVMKLGGNRRKSIVS, encoded by the coding sequence ATGACTGAATTTCTTGCTGGACTGTCAACTATTGTATCCTCGCCTTCCGCTATTTTCTGGTGCTTTTTAGGCGTACTGCTCGGAACCATCCTAGGTGCCCTCCCAGGGCTTGGCGCAGTGACGGGAATTGCGATGTTATTGCCACTGACATTCCATCTATCCAGTTTGAATGGACTCTTATTATTAATGTGCGTGTATATGGGGGTTCAATTTGGCGGTCGGATCAGTGCGATTTTAATTAATATTCCTGGGGATGCAACAGCGGTCGTTTCCACTTTTGACGGCTATCCATTAGCGAGACAGGGAAGGGCCGGCTTTGCTTTGACCATCAGCGCCATTGCTTCTTTTATCGGCGGACTGATTGGAATCATCGGTTTGGTGTTTTTGACATCCAAGTTAGCACAAGTTTCCTTGTTGTTTGGGCCAATGGATTATTTTGCTTTAATGTTATTCACTTTGATCGCGACTTGCGGAGTATTGGAGAAAAAACCGTTAAAACCTCTCATTGCTGTTAGTATGGGCGTATTGATTTCGACCATCGGATTGGATGCTGTTACCGGCCAGGCGAGACTGACATTCGGAACTCCCTACCTTTGGGATGGTATTCATATCGTCGCAATCGCCATCGGGTTGTTTGGACTTTCCGAAACATTTTTCCGCTTTGAACAACGAAAGAAAAATGTCGGAGAAGCTGATTCGCTCAGTGACAAAATAAAATTTTCTAGTTTGTTCCCTAAAACGTCAGAAATGATCAAGGATTTGGGCGCGATGCTTCGCGGTTCTATTGTAGGTTTTGTAATCGGAGTTTTGCCTGGAGCAGGCGGTGTGTTGGCGACATTTTTATCATATGGCTTGGAGAAGAAGATATCCAAGGAGCCTGACAAATTTGGGCAAGGCGCTTCAAAAGGGCTTTCGACGGCTGAAGCCGCGAATAATTCAGCGGTAGGGGGCGCACTGATACCTACATTTGCTTTGGGTATTCCGGGATCGGGAGCGGCGGCTGTTTTGCTAGGCGGGCTGTTGATTATGGGATTGCAGCCAGGTCCGATGATGCTGACAAATTCAGGTGATATTGTCTGGGCCGCCTTTGCCGGATTATTCATTGGCAACGTATTACTGCTATTATTAAATGTGTTGCTCGTCCCTTTCTTCGCTACGCTTATTGTAAAGGCCGAGCCATATATGATGGCGATTATCGCGGCACTTTGTTTTATCGGGGTTTATTTTACTGATAATAGTTTGTTTAACGTAGGCGTCATGATCGTCTTTGGGATTCTCGGCTATTTTTTACGAAAAACTGGTTTTCCATTGGCCCCTTTATTTCTCGGCGTCATTCTCGGGCCCATGGTTGAGAAAAACTTGCGTCAATCTCTTTCCATGTCGCAAGGTGACTATTCTATTTTTTTCGTCAACCCGATATCGTGTACGTTGCTCATTTTGTCGGGGGCAATTCTTCTAATGCCGTTGTTGCGATTTCTTTCGAGAGTCATGAAACTCGGTGGAAATAGGAGAAAATCAATTGTTTCATAA
- a CDS encoding tripartite tricarboxylate transporter TctB family protein produces the protein MKVERNFTVLLIGIAAIFLILSLMLPLGKGNGMIGAGFFPTAISAILLGLLLVNFIQTTKSKNKEQQEEVQGEQEELTGIRKGQFIFLVSLVACLFLTDILGMLLSIGIFIVFTLYFIEKMSWRTSILFSTIFIVSVFFVFEKWFGLHIPKGFWSIII, from the coding sequence ATGAAGGTCGAACGGAATTTCACTGTTTTGTTAATCGGTATCGCGGCGATATTTCTCATTTTATCATTGATGTTGCCACTCGGTAAAGGAAATGGAATGATTGGAGCAGGCTTTTTTCCTACGGCCATTTCAGCAATATTACTAGGGCTATTGCTTGTTAATTTTATTCAAACGACCAAATCGAAAAACAAAGAGCAACAAGAGGAAGTTCAGGGAGAACAAGAGGAGTTAACAGGGATTCGGAAAGGGCAATTCATTTTTCTTGTTTCACTAGTCGCTTGTCTATTTCTGACAGATATCCTCGGCATGTTACTCAGTATTGGGATTTTCATTGTTTTCACTCTATATTTCATAGAAAAGATGTCATGGAGAACTTCTATTCTATTTAGCACGATTTTTATCGTATCGGTATTTTTTGTATTTGAGAAATGGTTTGGGCTGCATATTCCCAAAGGGTTTTGGAGCATCATTATCTGA
- a CDS encoding tripartite tricarboxylate transporter substrate binding protein, with amino-acid sequence MKRKNRRKLWLPFISVIACLALLAGCGTSANETNNGANAGGKENGNLDNYPAEKIDFLVGFSPGGGTDTTSRKITQLLSGEKLVEQTFVVNNMPGAMGGMALMEQKKRQGDMYTIQGVSGFMTPLWTEGLGATLSDVQPIASLTNTEILIVVPKNSPYNTVTELLDATKEKNITVGIVGPQDGEDAFTWNKIRTAYDMNDLNYVSTDGISESLSLVLGDKVDATLLLPIVAKDYIETGDLKALAVLSDKHSEFLPDVPTLQEEGIDVISKRYYGVVASAGVSQEIIDYWSSKFEEMIELDGWKTYLEDSGLISEFHKSEEYIQYLETEGKEYQEYLQSLQ; translated from the coding sequence ATGAAACGTAAAAACAGAAGAAAATTATGGTTACCATTTATTAGTGTAATTGCGTGTCTTGCTTTATTGGCAGGTTGCGGCACGAGTGCCAATGAAACGAACAATGGTGCGAATGCAGGAGGCAAGGAAAACGGCAATCTGGACAATTATCCTGCTGAAAAAATTGATTTTCTTGTCGGATTCAGTCCGGGCGGGGGAACGGATACGACTTCCCGTAAGATCACACAATTGCTCAGTGGTGAAAAACTTGTAGAGCAGACATTTGTCGTCAATAATATGCCGGGTGCAATGGGCGGAATGGCGTTAATGGAGCAAAAGAAAAGACAAGGTGATATGTACACCATTCAAGGAGTATCCGGCTTTATGACTCCATTATGGACGGAAGGTTTGGGAGCGACTCTTTCAGATGTGCAACCGATCGCTTCTTTGACAAATACGGAAATCCTCATCGTCGTGCCAAAAAACTCGCCATATAATACAGTTACGGAACTTTTGGATGCTACGAAAGAAAAGAATATTACGGTTGGCATTGTAGGCCCTCAAGACGGGGAGGATGCCTTTACTTGGAATAAAATACGGACAGCTTACGATATGAATGATTTGAATTATGTTTCGACAGATGGAATTTCCGAAAGTCTTTCCCTTGTGTTGGGTGACAAAGTGGATGCCACGCTGCTCCTCCCGATTGTTGCGAAAGATTATATAGAAACGGGCGATTTGAAAGCGCTCGCAGTATTATCGGACAAGCATTCCGAGTTTTTACCGGATGTCCCGACGTTACAAGAAGAAGGGATTGACGTAATTTCCAAAAGATATTATGGAGTGGTGGCAAGTGCGGGCGTTTCACAAGAAATCATTGATTATTGGAGTTCAAAATTTGAGGAAATGATCGAGTTGGATGGATGGAAAACGTATTTAGAGGATAGTGGATTGATTTCCGAGTTCCATAAAAGTGAAGAGTATATCCAATACTTAGAAACCGAAGGGAAAGAATATCAAGAATACCTTCAGTCATTACAGTGA
- a CDS encoding sulfatase-like hydrolase/transferase: MSTTPKNLLFIMSDEHNKEMTGCYGHPVVKTPNIDKLASNGVRFESAYCNSPICVPSRASMATGRYPHQIESWDNAHPYDGTIPSWGHRLTEQGYKVTTIGKLHFRNDEDDTGFPDQRYPMHVHGKGDLYSLIREDMEDRPKERQKILDAGPGESSYTRYDENTAQEARNFILNEGRDSDKPWVLFVSFGTPHFPLIAPEEYYSMYPLEDVVFPKYYSLEERHNHPILQEIRRITVLDDELDEMAVRKAVAAYYGLCSFMDAQIGKVLGALEEAGLAEDTRIIYTSDHGDTIGEHGHWFKSTMYEGSVSVPFILSGPDLPKGKVVKNHVSLIDCFPTIVNAVGANLNEEDQDLPGQSLFQIATGERDPERTVFSEYHAANSSTAYFMLRYKQYKYIYYVGYEPQLFDLEQDPGEKEDLASLEAYQSVLEECEKELRKIADPELLDKRARRSQANKIEENGGKEKILQTGFAIPYSPTPKQFQ, translated from the coding sequence ATGTCAACGACACCAAAGAACTTACTATTTATCATGTCTGATGAACATAACAAAGAAATGACAGGCTGCTACGGCCACCCTGTGGTGAAAACGCCGAATATTGACAAACTGGCAAGCAATGGCGTCCGTTTTGAAAGCGCTTATTGCAATTCGCCGATCTGTGTTCCGTCGCGTGCAAGTATGGCAACTGGCCGTTATCCTCATCAGATCGAGTCCTGGGACAATGCCCATCCTTATGACGGCACGATTCCGAGCTGGGGGCATCGGCTAACGGAGCAAGGCTACAAAGTTACAACGATCGGAAAGCTTCATTTTCGGAATGATGAAGATGATACCGGCTTTCCAGATCAGCGCTACCCAATGCATGTTCATGGAAAAGGGGATCTCTATTCACTCATCCGGGAGGATATGGAAGATCGGCCGAAGGAAAGACAAAAAATTTTAGATGCCGGACCGGGCGAAAGTTCTTATACACGATACGATGAAAACACGGCACAAGAAGCGAGAAATTTCATTTTGAATGAAGGACGGGATTCCGATAAGCCGTGGGTGTTATTCGTGTCATTTGGTACGCCGCATTTTCCTTTGATTGCACCGGAGGAATATTACTCAATGTATCCGTTGGAAGACGTGGTTTTTCCGAAATATTATTCTTTGGAAGAGCGGCATAATCATCCGATCTTGCAGGAGATTCGGAGAATCACCGTGTTGGATGATGAACTCGATGAAATGGCCGTCCGGAAAGCGGTCGCTGCGTATTACGGGCTATGCAGTTTTATGGATGCTCAAATCGGCAAAGTGCTAGGAGCCCTTGAAGAAGCAGGCCTAGCTGAAGATACGAGGATCATCTACACATCCGACCATGGCGATACGATCGGAGAACATGGACATTGGTTCAAGTCGACGATGTATGAAGGTTCCGTTTCAGTGCCGTTTATCTTGTCAGGTCCTGATTTGCCCAAAGGGAAAGTGGTGAAAAACCACGTCTCGTTAATTGACTGTTTCCCAACGATTGTGAACGCGGTTGGTGCCAATTTGAATGAAGAAGATCAAGATTTGCCAGGCCAGTCCTTATTCCAGATTGCAACAGGAGAGAGAGATCCGGAAAGGACTGTGTTCAGTGAATATCATGCGGCCAACTCCAGCACGGCGTATTTTATGCTCCGCTATAAACAATATAAATATATTTATTACGTCGGATATGAGCCGCAGCTTTTCGATTTAGAACAGGATCCAGGCGAAAAAGAAGATCTCGCTTCACTTGAAGCGTATCAATCTGTTTTGGAGGAGTGTGAAAAGGAATTGAGAAAGATCGCCGATCCGGAGTTGCTGGACAAGCGAGCAAGGCGATCGCAAGCGAATAAAATCGAGGAGAACGGCGGAAAGGAAAAAATACTGCAAACAGGGTTTGCCATCCCTTATTCACCGACACCGAAACAATTCCAATAA